In a single window of the Helicobacter sp. MIT 99-5507 genome:
- a CDS encoding agmatine deiminase family protein, with protein MQNKELRFIGEWEKQSYTILAMPHIDSDWSEYLIEAQDKMIRFAKEIARFQKVIMLYKYEKDIKKLKNNKQILLINIATNDTWCRDFCMISCKKNNKIVFLDFVFNAWGMKYPAYLDNQVSRKLFATNIFKNTKLKSKHFILEGGSIDSNGNGIILTTSTCLLEKNRNNISKEKITKKLKKYFNVKKILWLDNGYLSGDDTDCHIDNLARFVDKNTICYLKCYDENDEHFHALNKMENELKKLKNLDNKSFSLIPIPMPKAVFYKNKRLPASYINFLFINNALLVPIFDDENDKIAINIFKKICKDREIIPIDSRIFLRQGGSLHCLSMNVAKI; from the coding sequence AACAAAGCTATACTATACTTGCTATGCCACATATTGATAGTGATTGGAGTGAGTATTTAATAGAAGCACAAGATAAAATGATTAGATTTGCAAAAGAGATTGCAAGATTTCAAAAAGTCATTATGCTTTATAAATATGAAAAAGATATAAAAAAACTAAAAAATAATAAACAGATTCTACTAATAAATATTGCTACAAATGATACTTGGTGCAGGGATTTTTGCATGATTAGCTGCAAGAAAAATAATAAAATTGTTTTTCTTGATTTTGTATTTAATGCGTGGGGTATGAAATATCCTGCATATCTTGATAATCAAGTATCAAGAAAACTATTTGCTACAAATATTTTCAAAAATACAAAACTAAAATCAAAGCATTTTATTTTAGAAGGTGGCAGCATTGATAGCAATGGAAATGGAATAATTTTGACTACATCAACATGTCTTTTAGAAAAAAATAGAAATAATATTAGCAAAGAAAAAATAACTAAAAAGCTAAAAAAATATTTTAATGTAAAAAAGATTCTATGGCTTGATAATGGCTATTTAAGCGGTGATGATACAGATTGTCATATCGATAATTTAGCTAGATTTGTGGATAAAAATACTATTTGTTATCTAAAATGCTATGATGAAAATGATGAACATTTTCATGCTCTAAATAAAATGGAAAATGAATTAAAAAAGTTAAAAAATTTAGATAATAAATCTTTTTCTCTCATACCAATTCCTATGCCAAAAGCAGTATTTTATAAAAACAAAAGACTTCCTGCTAGCTACATAAACTTTTTATTTATCAATAATGCCCTGCTTGTGCCAATATTTGATGATGAAAATGACAAGATTGCAATAAATATTTTTAAAAAAATATGTAAAGATAGAGAAATAATACCAATAGATTCTAGAATCTTTTTAAGACAAGGCGGTTCTTTGCATTGTCTAAGTATGAATGTAGCTAAAATTTGA